GCCCAGGCTCGTCAGATAGTCGGAGGTCTCAGGGCGCCCGGTGACCGCGGCCACCTCATAGCCGAGGTTCGACAGGATGGCGGTGGCCACCGACCCCACGCCACCCGCAGCACCGGTGACCAGAACCGGGCCACGGTCCGGTGTCAGCCCGTGATCCTCCAGCGCCATCACCGACAGCATGGCGGTAAAACCTGCGGTGCCGACTGCCATGGCCTGACGCGTATCGACCCCCTCCGGCAGCGGCACCAGCCAATCTGCGCGCACGCGGGCCTTTTGCGCATAGCCGCCCCAATGGGCCTCTCCCACGCGCCAGCCGGTCAGCACGACCTTGTCGCCGGGCTGGTAGCGGTCGTCGCTAGAGGCCTCCACCGTGCCTGCAAAATCAATACCCGGCACATGCGGATATTTGCGCACAAGCCCGCCGCCCGGACCGATGCAGAGGCCGTCCTTGTAGTTGACAGTGGAATAATCAACGGCGACGGTCACCTCGCCTTCGGGCAGCTGATCCAGGCTCAGCTCCGTCACAGCCGCCGCAGTCTTGCCGCTGTCCTCATCCTTGGTCACAACCAATGCATTGAACATGATGTCTCCTCCTCTGATTTCCCTTGGCCTGACCACGCGCGGTCGGCCCATCCGCCGATCCCGGACCAGAAAATCCCCACCGAAACACAGCGGATGCTGTTCTGGGTGCACGACTCAGCTCTTGCCATTCAAATGTCAGACTTTTAAATGTCTGACAAATGATTTTTCCAAATCAGCGGAGCGACACGATGAAGCTGAACCCCAAAAGCGCGGCGGATCTCTCTGCCCAGATTGCCCAGTCTATCCGCGACGCGATTGTGAGTGGCACATTGATTGTCGACGAACGTTTGCCCTCGGAGGCCGAGATGGCAGAGCAGTTTCAGGTCTCGCGGCCCACGGTGCGCGAGGCGCTGAAGCGGCTGGCGGCACAATCGCTGATCCGCACCCAGCGCGGGGCCACCGGCGGGGCCTTTGTCAACCGGCTGAGCTTTGAGGAGGCTTATGCGCAGCAGATCACCACATCAACGCTGCTGCTGAGCATGAATGCCGTCAGTTTCGACACCGCCTGCGAGGCCCGCTACGCGTTGGAGCGCGCCTGCGCCCCGCTGGCGGCCACCCGGCGCACGGCGGATCACCTCGCCACCATGCGGGCAGAGATTTTCCGGCAGGGCCAGCCCGGTCTTTCGGATGAGGCGTTTTGTGCCTCTGATGTGACCTTTCACCGGGCGCTGGTGGATGCGGCGGGCAACCCGGTGTTGTCCTATCAACTGGCCGGTGCCGTCGAGGCGATGCAGCCGCTGATGAATATGATCACTTTCACCGCGCGGGACCGCGCCCGGATTGTTGCTTTGCATGGCGCCATTGCGGATGCCATTGAGGCCTGCGACGAGGTTGCCGCCAGCGCTGGGCTGACTGAATTGGACGAGGAGACGCGCGCGCTTGCCGCTGCGGTTTTTGCCCGGCGCGCCCGCGAGACCCCAAACGTTGTAAAAGCCTGAACTTATCTTGATTTTCCTACGCCTACCAACTCTGGCACCGTCATAAGAATATGTGATTTCCCCCTTTAACTCCGCCAATGCACCGCCTATATTACTGATGTTCCTTCGGGGACTATGGACATAAACGCGCTCGTAATAAGCGGATCGGACCCGGGGGCGGTACCCGGCGACTCCACCAAACATCCTTCATTTGGGGATCATGGGGTCGAAACAGGATCGACGAACGTCTAAAGGGGTTAGCTTTGTTTCGGCTGTCTGCCACCGTTATCGGCGAAACTTGTACAATTGCAAATGACAATCGTGCTCCGGCAATGGCAGTAGCAGCGTAAGCTGTTAATGTCGCCGAAACTAAGTCCTTGCGCCTAGCCGCGTAAGGCGGGGTTCGCAGGTACCTGGCAACAGAAACCTGCACTTCCCCCTCTTTTCTATCGCGCAGTAACTGACAACCGCACTTATGCCTTGTCCTTTCTCAATATTTATTGAGGCGCGCAGCTTGGGTTTGATGCGGCCTCTGCCCCGTCGCACCCGGGTGTGTATTTGTTCCGCCATGCCTGCGGCGTCATCCCGGTGACCCGCCGGAATTCCCGGTTAAAGTTGGATTTGGTCTGGAACCCAACATCGAACATGATGTCCGTTACCGAACGACGGGTTGCCTGCAACAGGTCGCAGGCCTCTGCGATGCGGTAGCCATTGACGTATTGCGACACATTCATGCCAGCTGACCGGTTGATTGCCTGAGAGATCTGGCGGGATGGGATCAGCGCCTTGCGCGCCAGTCTTTCAAGGTTCAGGTTGGCGTCGCGGTAGACCTTGCCTTCGTTCATCAGCTCTTCAATGCGCACGATTGTGGCAGAACCGCTCAGTTCTTCTTCCTCTTCGATCCGACGTGGTTGTTGCGGGGTTTCAGGCGCGCTGCGGCTGTTGCTGGCAAGGGTTGCCGCAAGGCCAAGCATCACCAGAGCCGCAAAATTCGCAAACAGGATGACGGAGGGAACATACTCAACATGTTTCCACATAAAACTGAGAAACAGGATCGTGTCGAGGAGGGCAAAAGATAGCAGCGACAATGCCGCAAAGAAGATGGCCCGGTAGGTGGACTCCGCACCATCCAGCGGCGTAATCCCAAGCGCGTCGGTCCCTGGCAACAGCAATCGCAAAATAACCACAGCATAAGACAGAAAAGTGACGACAACGACGATATCGACGGCCTCGCGCCACACAAACGTCAACCCGATCACCAGAACTGTTGGCAGGTAATGCACCGCCAGCCGAGGCGCCATCGGCCAGCGGTCACGCTCCACCACATTCAAAACCCCGGCATAAACCAAAGCCGGTACCAGCGTGGCGAGGATCGGTACAATGTAGGATGTGGCCTCGACGTCATAGCCCCAGCGCAAGCCCAGTAGAAACGATTGAACCGCGCTCAAGAGAATGAGTATCAGAAAAGGTCTGTTCTTATTCGCCGTGTCATCATTTCTGACGACATGGATGAATAGAAACAGCATCTGTGCTGAAAACATGAATTCGATCGGGATAAAAATCATTAGGTAAGTGCCTTACTGAGACTGTCGTCTTACGTCATTTCGAGGCGGGCGCGGCCGAGGATCGCGTCTCTCACCTCTGTTTGACGATGCCCTGTCCAGATGAAACGACTGTGTCAATTTCATATCCGGTGCCGGGGATGTTCGAAGAAAAGACCTGGGGGGATGCGGACCATGATGCGGTGCCGACACTAGGATCGCCGGGGCTGTGTGTGAGGCCCGCCGGGACGATGATGATGTCGCCCCGGAGCGCCCTAATTTCGCGTGATATGGCTTGGGACTCAGCAGGATGAGACAGGACAATCTCGTGGCAGTCTGAGTTGTTCTGCGCCTCGGTCGCACCGCTGGTCACCCCACGTCAGTGTATTTTACCTATGTGAGATCCAGACCTCCCATAAGGTTATTCAATTTCCATCTGCTCTATAACAGGTTGTGAGCTTATTGCACAATTCCGTTTCTCAATATTCACATTTTGGCCAGATAGCCCCCTCGGTCATGCTGTCCAAGCCGCAAGAACCAGAACAGCACATGATCAGTATCTATCGCCACGCGGGTGTTTTATTCCGCGCGAAAAGAAACATGCGACAGGTTCAGCGGCACTGCCACATCCACATTTTCACGTTTGGTCGCGGGGCCGAACTCCAGGCGTGAAATCGCCTTTGCCCCGGTCAGTTTGAAATGTGCAGCGTCGCCGGTAAAATTCACCACCGAGTTCTCCGATGCGATATCAATCGCACCAAAAGCACCGCGAATATCCGCAACAAGTTTGGCGACCTCAACCTTGAGGCCCAGCTCTGGCGGCATAGCAATGTGCAGCTCTGGTTCGCACCACCAGCTGGTTTCGATCCCGGATCGCGTCAGATGGATCTCTAAGGTGTCACCGCTCTGTTCGACGCGGGCATCCAGTCGGCAACCAACGCTGTTACCGGTCGAGATTTCCAGCGTTTGCGCCGCACCGATTCCGTTGCTCAGCTTCAGCGTGGTTTCATCGCCAATCAGCCGGACCGTAGTGATCGGGGTCGCCAGTTCAGGGATCTGCACGCTCTTTGCAGTGGCGGCACCGCTGCCGATGCCAAGCGCGGCCAGACCAATGGCCATAAAGCGGGTGAGATGAGATAGCGGCGGGGGGCGGAAACGATGGGCGGTCATGGGATACCTCTTGGTTCTGCTGACCGGTCGCGGATTTCAGGTCGCGACCGGTTGCTGCGAGTCATGTCCCCTGTCGTGAAATATCAGGATTGCGCCAGAGGACGGGATCAATCTGGCTGATCGCAGTGGATTGCGCGTCCTCAATACGGATTAAGGACGGCCAGAATGCGGTTTGCGGAAAAGAGAACCTGCCGGGCTGGGGATGTCTGCCTCTGCAAGATCGAAATGATGGACCTCGAGCGCCGGTCGTTGAGCGGCCAGAGCAGCCTTGTATCCGGGTGTCGGTGTCCAGGTGACCAATGTCCAATCATCAGGCCTGCCTATGTCACAGCGCAGAAGCTCGGCATGGTGCTCAAGACACTGGACCGCAAATCCCTGCAGTGGCTGCGCAAGCCCCTGCCCCGTGGCCTTGATATAGGCCTCTTTCAACGCCCATATCTGGGTGAAATACTCTGACCTCAGATGCGCAGGACATGTTGCCAGCGCAGTATATTCTTCTGGCGCAAAGAAGCGGCGGGCGACGGCCTCGGACCTATGGCCGCCTCGCTGTTGTTCGATATCGACGCCCAGCTCGCAATCGTCGGCCACGGCGATCAACAGCATCTGCCCGGAATGCGACAGATTAAATGACAGCCTGTGCCCGTCAACAAGCCCTGGCTTACCCCCTTCAGCGGTCCTGAACCTGAGGTTTCTGGCCGGACGGCCATCATAGGCTGCCAGAACATGTCGCAGGGCCACATGCGACGTGGCATAAAGCGCGCGCGCGTCGGTGTTTGCGATGCTGGCCATTCGCGCCTGCTCTGACGGTGACAGGACGGACGGATCAAGATCAGCCAAAGCGCCGCAGCCCACAGTCCCCTGCCACAGGTGAACCTGCCCCGGTTGCAATGCGGGGACCGGGACATGATGATCAGACGCGGGCATGCACCACCTCACAGGATGTTTGCGAGGCTGCTTCCCACCACATTGCGCATCACTTCGCTGCTGCCGCCCCAGATGGTTTGAATCGCACTGTCGAGCACGTCCTGCGTTGCGGTGTCAGGTCCCTCCGTGCAAAAGCCGCGGGCACCAGATAGTTGCAGTTTCGCCGCCGCAATCGCAGCCAAGGTCTCGGTACTGCGCAGTTTGGCGATACAGGCATTGCGATTGTCCAACCGTCCGGCCAGATGATCTGTTATGCAGCTGTCGACAAAGGATCTGTTGGCCATGGCCTCACCATAGAGATCAGCCAATCGGAATTGTGTTGCCTGGTAATCCAGCGTCGACCCTTGCCCGGTCTGGCGTGCATTGCACAGCTTCACCGTCTCTTGCAGCAGCGTCTCTGCCATGGCCTGGGCATAGACCGCGAGTACCAGCCGTTCGATGCTCAGGAAGCTCACCAGATAGAAGAACCCCATGCCGCTGGCGCCCAGAAGATTGCCCTGTGGCACGCGACAGCCGTCAAACCGCAAATGGCTAGTGTCAAGCGCAGGCATCCCGGTTTTGTCGATCCGGCTGCGCGTCAGGCCGGGTGTGTCGGCATCCACTAGCACCATGTCAAAGCCAGTCGGCTGTCCGGTGCCCCCATCCGTCCCCCCCTTACGGGCGGCAACGATAATGAGATCGGCCTGAGAGCCGTTTGAGATATGTGTCTTCTCCCCCGTCAGGACAATCTCGTCGCCGTCCTGTTCTGCCGCGCAGCTCAGCGCATGCAGATCGGAGCCGCCTTGCGGTTCGGTCAAGGCAATCGCCCCAATACGCCGCCCTGAACACAGCCCCGGTAGATATTCCTGCCGCTGAACCTCATTCCCCAAGCGGTGCAGATAGGGGGCGACAATATCGCTTTGAAGAAAGGTCAAAAGACCGCAGAGCCGCCGTTTGGCGATTTCTTCAATGATGATCACTGAGTCCCGAAAATCGCCACCATGTCCGCCGTAGTCTGTGGGGATGGTGCGACAAAGCAACCCCGCCTCACCAGCCTGTTGCCAGATCGCACGTGGAGCCTGTCGATCCGCCACCCATTGCGGGTGATCCGGCACCACCTGTGTATCCAGAAAGTCAGCAACCTGGTGGCGCAGGGTTTCATGATCTGCTTCGAATAAGGTCCGTTTGAACATAATCGCCGCTCACACCGCCGGTTGCTGGCAAAGATCAAAGGCCCGCATGGTGTGGCCCAGATCGTCGCGCCCTTGCGGCACGTCAAGGATCAGCGTTTCAAACCCCAGCGAAATATAGCTTTGGATGTAGTCTGCTACCTCTTCGTAGCTGCCGACAAGATACGGGCAGAAGGTCTTGTAGTTCTTGATCGGAAACAGCCAATAGGCCCCGGACCGCGCATCTTCCAGTTCTTCGGCCACGGCTGAGATCTGCTGGTGCCAGATGGAATCGGATGTCCCCTGTGCCATGCGATGGGCCAATTGGCCGCGCCGGTCGGCCGGGAACCGCGCACGGGCTTCCTCCCAGGCGTCTTCGCTGCGAGGACGGGCAATCACGCCAAAACGCACACCAAGGTTTTTGCCCGCTACTGCGGCTTGATCCAGCTGCTCGCGCGGTTTTGTGTAGCTCAACCTTGTGGCCCCTAGCGTCGCGGCTGTGCCCTGACAGGCGGGTGACATGCCGGACACAAAGAGTTCCGGCATCAGCACCTCGTCCAGTGCAGGCTCTAGTCGCAGCCCCTCAACCTGGTA
The nucleotide sequence above comes from Phaeobacter inhibens DSM 16374. Encoded proteins:
- the acuI gene encoding acryloyl-CoA reductase, with the translated sequence MFNALVVTKDEDSGKTAAAVTELSLDQLPEGEVTVAVDYSTVNYKDGLCIGPGGGLVRKYPHVPGIDFAGTVEASSDDRYQPGDKVVLTGWRVGEAHWGGYAQKARVRADWLVPLPEGVDTRQAMAVGTAGFTAMLSVMALEDHGLTPDRGPVLVTGAAGGVGSVATAILSNLGYEVAAVTGRPETSDYLTSLGATQIVPREELNETVKRPLESENWAGCIDAVGGAMLARVLGQMKYGASVAAVGLAGGAGLPATVIPFLLRGVNLLGIDSVMQPYDNRLRAWQRVATDLPMDKLEAMVKPATLSDLPQLGADILKGQVKGRVVVDVNA
- a CDS encoding FadR/GntR family transcriptional regulator, producing MKLNPKSAADLSAQIAQSIRDAIVSGTLIVDERLPSEAEMAEQFQVSRPTVREALKRLAAQSLIRTQRGATGGAFVNRLSFEEAYAQQITTSTLLLSMNAVSFDTACEARYALERACAPLAATRRTADHLATMRAEIFRQGQPGLSDEAFCASDVTFHRALVDAAGNPVLSYQLAGAVEAMQPLMNMITFTARDRARIVALHGAIADAIEACDEVAASAGLTELDEETRALAAAVFARRARETPNVVKA
- a CDS encoding helix-turn-helix domain-containing protein, which gives rise to MIFIPIEFMFSAQMLFLFIHVVRNDDTANKNRPFLILILLSAVQSFLLGLRWGYDVEATSYIVPILATLVPALVYAGVLNVVERDRWPMAPRLAVHYLPTVLVIGLTFVWREAVDIVVVVTFLSYAVVILRLLLPGTDALGITPLDGAESTYRAIFFAALSLLSFALLDTILFLSFMWKHVEYVPSVILFANFAALVMLGLAATLASNSRSAPETPQQPRRIEEEEELSGSATIVRIEELMNEGKVYRDANLNLERLARKALIPSRQISQAINRSAGMNVSQYVNGYRIAEACDLLQATRRSVTDIMFDVGFQTKSNFNREFRRVTGMTPQAWRNKYTPGCDGAEAASNPSCAPQ
- a CDS encoding 4'-phosphopantetheinyl transferase family protein, whose protein sequence is MASIANTDARALYATSHVALRHVLAAYDGRPARNLRFRTAEGGKPGLVDGHRLSFNLSHSGQMLLIAVADDCELGVDIEQQRGGHRSEAVARRFFAPEEYTALATCPAHLRSEYFTQIWALKEAYIKATGQGLAQPLQGFAVQCLEHHAELLRCDIGRPDDWTLVTWTPTPGYKAALAAQRPALEVHHFDLAEADIPSPAGSLFRKPHSGRP
- a CDS encoding acyl-CoA dehydrogenase family protein; this encodes MFKRTLFEADHETLRHQVADFLDTQVVPDHPQWVADRQAPRAIWQQAGEAGLLCRTIPTDYGGHGGDFRDSVIIIEEIAKRRLCGLLTFLQSDIVAPYLHRLGNEVQRQEYLPGLCSGRRIGAIALTEPQGGSDLHALSCAAEQDGDEIVLTGEKTHISNGSQADLIIVAARKGGTDGGTGQPTGFDMVLVDADTPGLTRSRIDKTGMPALDTSHLRFDGCRVPQGNLLGASGMGFFYLVSFLSIERLVLAVYAQAMAETLLQETVKLCNARQTGQGSTLDYQATQFRLADLYGEAMANRSFVDSCITDHLAGRLDNRNACIAKLRSTETLAAIAAAKLQLSGARGFCTEGPDTATQDVLDSAIQTIWGGSSEVMRNVVGSSLANIL
- a CDS encoding LLM class flavin-dependent oxidoreductase, translating into MKLFTTAPPSVRSSAGDYLSRIADIARWHEDAGVEGMLIYTDNSLMDPWTVAQATIERTSKFVPLVATQPLYMHPLAAARKISSLGFLYGRKLALNMVAGGFVRDLKQLGDQAEHDPRYDRLTEYSQIMMALLHGETVTLAGEYYQVEGLRLEPALDEVLMPELFVSGMSPACQGTAATLGATRLSYTKPREQLDQAAVAGKNLGVRFGVIARPRSEDAWEEARARFPADRRGQLAHRMAQGTSDSIWHQQISAVAEELEDARSGAYWLFPIKNYKTFCPYLVGSYEEVADYIQSYISLGFETLILDVPQGRDDLGHTMRAFDLCQQPAV